One Bradyrhizobium zhanjiangense DNA segment encodes these proteins:
- a CDS encoding diaminopropionate ammonia-lyase, translating into MPDCEASAAFAANLLGICLPDEPKPAILGSTMPNSVMDCAKDCTNRLRGSAQYRPKRSNELARRMTLVPPFEAADSATQTLATQRSILLRSRSSGLKQAASWCDRNAGDEPLRLLRACPRYAPTDLISLPGAAERLGLGEIWVKDETQRLGIGSFKGLGGAYAVLKLAMRHVERRTGRAILPAELMEPGVRAMLSELTFSCASDGNHGRSVSAGARLIGARAVVYLHQGVSEERAAHISRLDAEIVRVPGDYHDSVEAAAKAASQDGWIAVPDTVGEGEDATACTLVVQGYSILTDEIVAATTGQQKPFTHVLVQAGVGGLAASVFGHGWARGLFGPDTHLWIVEPERSACLYESARAKMPVRLPAGPATNMSMLECQSPSLLVWPIIEDLTSGYITVADEEAADAVRLLNEGISGDQRLRVGESGAAGLAGLFRAAEEKDRKRLGLDQSAKVLLFATESPTDLSVWSGNQ; encoded by the coding sequence ATGCCAGATTGCGAGGCGTCAGCCGCCTTCGCAGCAAATCTTCTTGGAATATGCCTGCCAGACGAGCCCAAACCCGCCATTTTAGGGTCAACAATGCCGAATTCCGTCATGGATTGCGCCAAAGATTGCACTAACCGGCTTCGCGGCTCGGCACAGTACCGTCCGAAAAGATCGAACGAACTTGCCAGGAGGATGACCTTGGTACCCCCTTTTGAGGCCGCCGACTCCGCGACACAGACGCTTGCCACTCAACGATCTATCCTATTACGCAGCCGGTCATCGGGCCTGAAACAGGCGGCTTCCTGGTGCGACCGCAACGCAGGAGATGAGCCTCTGCGCCTTCTTCGAGCCTGCCCGCGCTACGCTCCGACCGATTTGATCTCGCTGCCGGGTGCTGCCGAACGACTAGGTCTTGGCGAAATATGGGTCAAGGACGAGACGCAGCGTCTTGGCATAGGCAGCTTCAAGGGGCTTGGCGGAGCCTACGCCGTGCTGAAGCTTGCTATGCGGCATGTCGAGAGGCGGACGGGGCGAGCAATTCTGCCGGCGGAACTGATGGAGCCCGGCGTTCGGGCCATGCTGTCCGAACTCACCTTTTCCTGTGCATCTGACGGCAATCACGGTCGTTCCGTATCAGCCGGAGCGCGGCTCATCGGGGCGCGAGCTGTGGTGTACCTTCACCAAGGCGTGAGTGAAGAGCGTGCCGCTCATATATCACGGCTCGATGCTGAGATCGTACGTGTGCCAGGAGATTATCACGACTCGGTGGAAGCTGCAGCCAAAGCTGCCTCGCAGGACGGTTGGATTGCGGTCCCAGATACCGTCGGTGAAGGAGAAGATGCCACGGCCTGCACGCTTGTGGTTCAGGGCTACTCGATCCTGACCGATGAAATTGTCGCAGCCACCACAGGACAGCAAAAGCCCTTTACACATGTTCTGGTTCAAGCGGGCGTCGGAGGTCTTGCCGCAAGCGTATTCGGGCATGGCTGGGCGCGAGGTCTATTCGGGCCCGATACCCATCTGTGGATCGTGGAGCCGGAACGATCGGCCTGCCTTTATGAAAGCGCGCGAGCCAAGATGCCCGTGCGCCTTCCGGCGGGGCCCGCGACCAACATGTCAATGCTCGAATGCCAAAGCCCGTCCTTGTTGGTTTGGCCGATCATCGAAGACCTGACCAGCGGCTACATCACGGTCGCCGACGAAGAGGCCGCTGACGCGGTACGTTTGCTCAATGAGGGCATTTCAGGCGACCAGCGTCTTCGCGTCGGAGAGTCGGGAGCGGCGGGATTGGCAGGCCTCTTCAGGGCAGCCGAAGAGAAGGACCGAAAGCGACTTGGACTGGATCAGTCCGCCAAGGTCCTGCTCTTTGCGACCGAAAGCCCCACCGACCTGTCGGTTTGGAGCGGCAACCAATAG
- a CDS encoding Lrp/AsnC family transcriptional regulator has protein sequence MAVTRTDLDRLDLKLLMLLQENNLQTSEELAERVGLSPTSCLRRLRRLRENGAIMSDVSIISPSVAGKRVTSIVLVALEQEQLDLLHTFKNRMSAYPEVTQCYYVTGSADFILVVNTGSMEEYGAFTERAFFPDKNVKSFNTYVSMQTVKFTTRINLDVS, from the coding sequence ATGGCTGTCACGCGCACGGACCTCGACCGCCTCGATCTGAAGCTTCTGATGCTGCTGCAGGAGAATAATCTGCAGACCTCTGAGGAATTGGCAGAGCGCGTGGGACTTTCCCCAACGTCTTGCCTGCGTCGGCTCAGGCGATTGCGTGAAAACGGGGCGATCATGTCTGACGTCTCGATCATATCGCCTTCGGTCGCCGGGAAACGGGTCACCTCGATCGTGCTCGTGGCGCTCGAGCAAGAGCAGCTCGATCTTCTCCACACCTTCAAGAATCGGATGAGCGCCTATCCTGAGGTTACGCAATGCTACTACGTAACGGGTTCGGCTGATTTCATTCTGGTCGTCAACACTGGCTCGATGGAAGAATATGGGGCTTTCACCGAGCGAGCATTCTTTCCCGACAAGAACGTCAAGTCGTTCAACACCTATGTGTCGATGCAGACGGTGAAATTCACCACCCGCATCAATCTTGACGTATCCTGA
- a CDS encoding ABC transporter substrate-binding protein, translating to MQLSGILGRKTANSATSLPDYMHEAGSSKYLPLPTEAKMVDVVRRKLLQGTALAGGLAAARSLFPAPAIAQIPKGTGEVVVYDGGGSWGEAKRIAYFEPFEKETGIKVIAQPRTDTGAVRASVLAGAPRYDVTILPGGKAPTFERDNLLLPIDYGYFDKADLDAFSPVKVGKFTVPAIIYSLFIAYDASKFASDAPNSWADVWDAQKFAGRRSLMAGTWASDGGTFEAALMADGVDPSKLYPLDWDRAFKSLTRVKPNILKWWNNGAEAPQMIIDKLITAGSAWNGRVSAANEQGAKIGYTWNQGMLQYDTWVVLKGTKNADNAFKFLAFSARAENQAKFVQHILYAPPNSRAFEHVPSDRAKLLPTSPDARKLQFVQDYEFWNSVSSNGKANNEIAVAQWERWISGAR from the coding sequence TTGCAACTTTCCGGCATTTTGGGTCGCAAAACGGCGAATTCAGCCACTAGCTTGCCAGATTATATGCATGAAGCCGGGTCGAGCAAGTATTTGCCACTACCAACGGAGGCGAAGATGGTGGATGTAGTCAGGCGCAAGCTTCTTCAGGGAACCGCTTTGGCAGGGGGCTTGGCGGCCGCGCGCTCGCTGTTTCCCGCCCCGGCGATTGCGCAGATCCCGAAGGGCACCGGTGAAGTCGTGGTCTATGACGGCGGTGGGTCCTGGGGAGAAGCCAAGCGGATCGCCTATTTCGAGCCGTTCGAAAAGGAGACGGGCATCAAGGTCATAGCTCAACCGCGCACCGATACGGGAGCGGTGCGAGCGAGCGTGCTGGCCGGCGCTCCCCGATACGACGTGACGATTCTTCCTGGAGGCAAGGCCCCGACTTTCGAGCGCGACAATCTTCTGCTTCCGATCGACTATGGCTACTTCGACAAGGCCGATCTCGACGCATTCAGTCCGGTCAAGGTCGGCAAGTTCACCGTGCCCGCGATCATCTATTCGCTGTTCATTGCGTATGATGCATCGAAGTTTGCGTCCGACGCACCGAACTCCTGGGCAGATGTGTGGGACGCGCAAAAATTTGCAGGAAGGCGTTCGCTGATGGCCGGTACCTGGGCCTCGGACGGCGGCACGTTCGAAGCAGCTTTGATGGCCGATGGTGTTGATCCCTCGAAGCTCTATCCACTCGATTGGGATCGCGCTTTCAAGAGCCTCACCCGGGTCAAGCCGAACATCCTGAAATGGTGGAATAACGGTGCGGAAGCTCCGCAGATGATCATTGACAAGTTGATCACGGCGGGCAGCGCCTGGAATGGTCGAGTGTCGGCGGCCAACGAGCAGGGTGCCAAGATCGGCTACACCTGGAATCAGGGAATGCTGCAGTATGACACCTGGGTGGTACTGAAGGGCACGAAGAATGCGGACAATGCGTTCAAGTTTCTCGCGTTCTCCGCACGCGCCGAAAATCAGGCGAAATTCGTTCAGCACATTCTCTATGCGCCACCGAACTCGCGTGCGTTCGAGCATGTGCCGTCTGACAGGGCGAAACTCCTGCCGACCTCCCCCGATGCACGGAAGCTGCAATTCGTGCAGGACTACGAATTCTGGAACAGTGTGAGCTCCAACGGTAAGGCCAACAATGAGATTGCCGTCGCTCAATGGGAGCGTTGGATTTCCGGCGCACGGTAG
- a CDS encoding ABC transporter permease subunit, giving the protein MPILLLLPIVILFSVGYVVPLAQLVLKSLQLDGGWSLKSYIEIANSPAFLWIVLRTLALAATVTIVCLLIAYPLAYAISKCPPRPAAFLLLIVTLPYLTSVLIRTYAWIVLLSPNGPINQLLLRLGVISEPLQMVFNSIGVYIGMVQVQLPLMVFPLYAVLARVNPSLAKAAQSLGSPPTDAFLRVTLPASMPGVISGCTLVFLSSLGFYITPELLGGPDSYLIAQGISLRVLILGNFDEAAAQSSILMLAVITVFLIFRQRIAEELDDRPHDNVSPTGTTTSGLSTPWPILEQLTAILHGPSLRLHEAFTVVRRPLLYLMAALTLLLLILPFAVVIPLAFSDAPYLTFPPPGYSLRWFSSLLRNTQWLNALSFSLKWAGLSALLSVGIGVPAAFALVRYRFSARVPVYLLLISPLIVPHVVIAVSLFFALAGSSLIGNPLAFALSYTIIGAPYTVVVMIAGLKRFNRTLELAAASLGSSPLVTLRTVTLPLLLPTLASAAIFAFIVGFDDVVFGLFLSGPTATPLPMRMWDNIRLEISPQIAVIAVLFLIVLALLLLLRLFVSAVLPGRRLEESAHP; this is encoded by the coding sequence GTGCCCATCCTGCTTCTCCTGCCGATCGTGATCCTGTTCTCGGTCGGCTACGTCGTGCCGCTTGCGCAACTCGTGCTCAAGAGCCTGCAGCTCGATGGTGGCTGGTCGCTCAAGAGCTATATCGAGATCGCGAACTCGCCGGCGTTTCTGTGGATCGTCCTGAGGACTCTCGCGCTCGCCGCAACCGTGACAATCGTCTGCCTGCTGATTGCCTATCCGCTCGCTTATGCCATATCAAAATGTCCACCGCGTCCGGCGGCGTTTCTTCTGCTTATTGTCACGCTCCCCTATTTGACGAGTGTCTTGATCAGAACCTACGCTTGGATCGTCCTGCTCAGCCCCAACGGGCCCATTAACCAGCTGCTCCTGCGGCTCGGAGTCATCTCCGAGCCATTGCAAATGGTGTTCAATTCGATCGGCGTCTATATCGGCATGGTCCAGGTCCAGCTGCCGCTTATGGTTTTTCCTCTTTACGCTGTGTTGGCACGGGTTAATCCAAGCCTTGCAAAAGCGGCACAAAGTCTCGGAAGTCCTCCGACCGACGCCTTCCTGAGGGTCACGCTGCCAGCCTCGATGCCGGGCGTGATTAGCGGCTGCACGCTCGTGTTTCTGTCCAGTCTCGGCTTCTATATCACGCCAGAGCTTCTTGGTGGTCCGGACAGCTATCTGATCGCTCAGGGCATCAGCCTGCGCGTGCTGATCCTCGGCAATTTTGATGAAGCCGCAGCCCAGTCATCGATCTTGATGCTCGCGGTCATCACAGTCTTCCTGATTTTTCGTCAGCGAATTGCGGAAGAACTCGACGATCGCCCGCACGACAACGTCTCACCAACCGGCACAACGACATCCGGACTCTCCACGCCGTGGCCGATCCTGGAACAGCTAACGGCGATCCTGCACGGGCCGTCGCTCAGGTTGCATGAGGCTTTCACGGTCGTCCGCCGGCCCTTGCTCTACTTGATGGCGGCGCTAACGCTGCTCCTACTCATATTGCCGTTCGCGGTCGTGATTCCTCTTGCATTCAGCGATGCACCGTATCTCACCTTCCCGCCACCCGGCTATTCACTGCGCTGGTTCTCAAGTCTGCTCAGAAATACGCAATGGCTCAATGCCTTGAGCTTCAGTCTCAAATGGGCAGGGCTGTCTGCCCTGTTAAGCGTGGGTATTGGTGTTCCCGCTGCCTTCGCCCTCGTGCGGTACCGGTTCTCTGCGCGCGTGCCCGTCTATCTCCTCTTGATTTCGCCGCTGATCGTTCCTCATGTCGTCATTGCAGTTTCCCTCTTCTTCGCTCTCGCCGGGTCCTCGCTGATCGGCAATCCGCTGGCATTTGCCCTTAGCTATACGATCATTGGCGCGCCATATACGGTCGTCGTCATGATCGCAGGGCTCAAGCGCTTCAACCGCACACTCGAATTGGCTGCCGCCAGCCTAGGTTCGAGCCCTCTCGTGACGCTGAGAACGGTGACGCTGCCATTGTTGTTGCCGACGCTGGCGAGCGCAGCGATTTTCGCCTTCATCGTGGGGTTCGATGATGTTGTGTTCGGCCTATTCCTGAGCGGACCCACCGCGACGCCTTTGCCCATGAGAATGTGGGACAACATCCGTCTGGAAATCAGTCCCCAGATCGCCGTCATCGCCGTTCTGTTTCTCATCGTGCTCGCGCTGCTGCTCCTTCTGCGCTTGTTCGTCAGCGCGGTCCTTCCAGGCCGTCGGCTGGAGGAGAGCGCCCATCCTTGA
- a CDS encoding M24 family metallopeptidase, which produces MSRDLTFSVEEYKRRCDAVRRLMAERRLDCVIFDEPEMMSWLSGYTVSENLWRACIVPASSEPFLLVRKLDMPPARQRTWMDKLVGFGDWDDPLAVLVSTLRETDSAPARIGAEFQSNSFTIQRLESLRKLLPDTEFCDLERSGWDLRRCKSAEEIAHMSRAGSLLDAAFEATVREVASGKGQRDIAAAAAAAYYRLGFDDGFVGPINVGSGWDSLHGFLTERPLVDGDIVHIELLPRLRFYTVRIMRSVIVGRASAEQHAAAQALIELQDRQIAALRPGAIAADVDRIVREGVVAAGLRETYNNITGYTLGTAPLVSQHTSDLYRCFTPRSDWAIEEGMVFHMYTSAAGLAFSESVVVTSSGGKRLTSIPRKIFETGPK; this is translated from the coding sequence ATGAGCCGCGATCTCACATTCTCTGTCGAGGAGTATAAGCGCCGATGTGATGCCGTTCGCCGGCTGATGGCGGAGCGTCGCCTTGACTGCGTCATCTTCGACGAACCCGAGATGATGTCGTGGCTGTCGGGCTATACAGTCTCTGAGAATCTCTGGCGTGCGTGCATCGTGCCGGCATCCTCGGAGCCGTTCCTGCTGGTGCGTAAGCTTGACATGCCGCCGGCGCGGCAGCGCACGTGGATGGACAAACTCGTGGGGTTTGGGGATTGGGACGATCCGCTTGCGGTACTGGTCAGCACCTTGCGGGAAACGGATTCGGCGCCTGCCCGGATCGGCGCGGAGTTTCAATCGAACTCGTTCACCATCCAAAGACTAGAATCGCTTCGCAAGCTCTTGCCGGACACCGAGTTTTGTGACCTTGAGCGCTCGGGGTGGGATCTCAGGCGATGCAAGTCGGCCGAAGAGATCGCGCATATGTCCCGGGCGGGTTCACTTTTGGATGCGGCCTTTGAGGCGACCGTCAGGGAGGTGGCGAGCGGCAAGGGTCAACGTGATATCGCCGCAGCTGCCGCTGCAGCCTACTATCGGCTTGGGTTCGACGATGGGTTTGTTGGGCCTATCAATGTCGGATCAGGCTGGGATTCGTTGCATGGGTTCCTCACAGAGCGGCCGCTGGTCGATGGCGATATTGTTCATATCGAGCTCTTGCCGCGCTTGCGGTTCTATACGGTCCGGATCATGCGATCGGTCATCGTCGGACGAGCAAGCGCCGAGCAGCACGCCGCAGCCCAGGCTCTGATCGAGCTCCAAGATCGGCAAATCGCCGCGCTCCGGCCTGGCGCGATTGCCGCTGATGTCGACCGCATCGTGCGAGAAGGCGTTGTCGCGGCAGGATTGCGCGAGACCTACAACAATATCACGGGGTACACGCTTGGTACCGCTCCGCTCGTTTCCCAGCACACGAGTGACCTATATCGCTGTTTCACGCCTCGTTCGGACTGGGCTATCGAGGAAGGAATGGTCTTTCACATGTACACGTCCGCTGCCGGTCTTGCCTTTAGCGAGTCCGTCGTGGTGACCAGTTCGGGTGGGAAGCGATTGACCTCAATACCGCGCAAGATATTCGAGACGGGGCCGAAATGA
- a CDS encoding ABC transporter ATP-binding protein: protein MSVSIAGVSEKATADAATAHNQRGSVSVKSLTKMFGPVKAVDGVSLSIEPGEFVALLGSSGSGKSTLLMMIAGFEASSSGDILLDGVRINDVPSYRRGFGMVFQSYALFPHMTIAENIAYPLRRRGLRGADVEREVAKALKLVALDGYGARLPSQLSGGQQQRVALARALVFRPPLLLMDEPLGALDRKLRQQLQMEIKLIHKEVGSTIIFVTHDQEEALSMADRVAVLERGRLQQCGTPRQLYEQPTTAFVADFIGEMNFLPVELRRSGGEACARSADLGLEVVQKATQVLTSDDRGLLAVRPEYVGLTSDEGATAMVLESAYTGTNQSVLVQVGSIRLTARTSVSPGRPLFQSGQRVRIEIEAAHTRVFPAAR from the coding sequence ATGAGCGTCAGCATAGCAGGGGTGAGCGAAAAAGCGACAGCCGATGCCGCGACGGCCCACAATCAACGGGGTTCCGTGTCGGTCAAGTCGTTGACCAAAATGTTTGGGCCGGTCAAGGCGGTCGACGGCGTCTCATTGTCGATCGAGCCGGGAGAGTTCGTTGCCTTGCTTGGATCGAGCGGGTCAGGAAAATCAACTCTGCTGATGATGATCGCCGGGTTCGAAGCGTCGTCATCCGGCGATATCCTGCTCGACGGCGTACGGATCAATGATGTTCCGAGCTATCGTCGCGGCTTTGGCATGGTTTTCCAGAGCTATGCGTTGTTCCCCCATATGACCATCGCTGAGAACATCGCCTATCCGCTGCGACGCCGGGGCTTGCGTGGCGCAGATGTCGAACGTGAGGTCGCAAAAGCCCTGAAGCTCGTTGCGCTTGACGGATATGGTGCCCGACTTCCAAGCCAGTTGTCGGGTGGGCAGCAGCAGCGTGTCGCTCTGGCCCGCGCACTCGTCTTTCGTCCGCCGCTGCTGCTCATGGACGAACCGCTCGGGGCGCTTGATCGCAAGCTTAGGCAGCAACTCCAAATGGAAATCAAGCTGATCCATAAGGAGGTCGGCAGCACCATCATTTTCGTGACCCACGACCAGGAGGAAGCGCTGTCCATGGCCGATCGCGTTGCCGTTCTCGAGCGAGGCCGCTTGCAGCAGTGTGGGACACCGCGTCAGCTATACGAGCAGCCGACGACCGCCTTTGTCGCGGATTTCATCGGTGAGATGAACTTTCTGCCGGTCGAGTTGCGGCGGTCTGGTGGCGAAGCCTGTGCCCGCAGCGCTGATCTCGGGCTTGAGGTTGTGCAGAAAGCCACTCAGGTGCTCACGTCGGACGACCGAGGGTTGCTGGCCGTTCGCCCGGAGTATGTCGGCCTGACATCCGACGAGGGCGCCACCGCGATGGTTTTGGAATCTGCCTACACGGGCACGAACCAAAGCGTGCTCGTGCAGGTAGGGTCCATTCGATTGACCGCGCGGACTTCAGTGAGCCCCGGACGGCCGCTGTTCCAATCCGGTCAACGCGTCCGCATTGAGATCGAGGCTGCGCATACCCGCGTGTTTCCGGCCGCCCGTTGA
- a CDS encoding M20 family metallopeptidase, producing the protein MSRNAAISRARSHLDCGDFETVLSQLVAIPSESQNPERKLQLAEYLDQLRCMLEQLGCDCQVLAAAGAQFLYAERIEDPSLLTVLGYGHGDVVRGMEGSWAAGRSPWRLAKLDDRWYGRGAADNKGQHAINIASLRAVLETRGRLGFNLKYLIEMGEEVDSPGLRELCTTHKKRLCADLFLASDGPRLSEHRPTVFLGSRGCLTFDISIDARESAHHSGNWGGLLSDPAIQLAHALGTIVSPNGRILIPEWFPNGLPDSVRSTLGDCVVDGGPGGPEIDPDWGEPGLTPAEQVYGWCSFDVLAMSCGNPQAPVNAIPPTAWARCQLRFVVGVDHEDILPALRRHLAKSGLDMVQVAPSPDDGVFLATRLDPEDPWAKWAEASIIRTTQKAPAMLPNFAGSLPNDIFANLLDLPTLWVPHAYPGCRQHAADEHLPTGLAREALAIMAGLYWDLGEPGTLPGFRRS; encoded by the coding sequence ATGAGCCGGAACGCCGCAATCTCGCGTGCGAGAAGCCATTTGGATTGCGGAGACTTCGAGACCGTGCTCTCGCAGCTCGTCGCTATTCCTTCGGAGAGTCAAAACCCAGAGCGAAAGCTTCAGCTTGCCGAGTATCTCGACCAGCTCCGCTGCATGCTTGAACAGCTCGGCTGCGACTGCCAGGTTTTGGCCGCTGCAGGAGCCCAATTCCTTTATGCAGAACGCATAGAGGATCCATCATTGCTGACGGTGCTGGGATATGGGCACGGCGATGTGGTTCGAGGAATGGAAGGATCGTGGGCCGCGGGAAGGTCGCCTTGGCGCCTCGCAAAGCTCGATGATCGCTGGTACGGACGTGGTGCCGCCGACAACAAGGGACAGCATGCCATCAACATTGCCAGCCTCCGTGCTGTGCTCGAGACGAGAGGTCGTCTAGGCTTCAACCTGAAATACTTAATCGAAATGGGCGAAGAGGTCGATTCGCCTGGCCTGCGCGAACTCTGTACGACGCACAAGAAGCGCCTATGTGCCGATCTTTTCCTGGCCTCCGACGGACCGCGCTTGTCCGAGCATCGGCCCACGGTGTTCCTGGGGTCGCGCGGATGTCTCACCTTCGACATCTCGATCGACGCGCGCGAGAGCGCGCATCATTCCGGCAATTGGGGCGGTTTGCTTTCTGACCCTGCAATCCAGCTCGCGCATGCCCTGGGGACGATCGTCTCTCCGAACGGTCGCATTCTGATCCCTGAATGGTTTCCAAATGGGTTGCCCGATTCCGTTCGGAGCACGCTTGGCGATTGTGTCGTTGATGGGGGGCCCGGCGGACCCGAGATCGATCCGGATTGGGGTGAGCCGGGATTGACTCCGGCAGAGCAGGTGTACGGCTGGTGCTCGTTCGATGTTCTCGCTATGAGTTGCGGAAATCCGCAGGCGCCGGTCAACGCCATTCCCCCGACTGCCTGGGCGCGCTGTCAGCTCCGCTTTGTAGTCGGTGTTGATCACGAGGACATTTTGCCCGCGCTTCGGCGACACCTCGCGAAGTCCGGCCTCGACATGGTCCAGGTGGCACCAAGCCCCGACGATGGTGTTTTTCTTGCCACGCGCCTCGACCCTGAGGACCCGTGGGCTAAATGGGCCGAAGCCTCGATCATCCGGACGACGCAGAAAGCGCCGGCGATGTTGCCCAATTTCGCAGGGTCACTTCCGAACGATATCTTTGCCAACCTGCTGGACTTGCCCACGTTATGGGTGCCCCACGCCTATCCTGGATGCCGGCAGCACGCAGCCGACGAGCACCTGCCGACGGGGCTCGCGCGTGAAGCACTGGCTATCATGGCGGGGCTATATTGGGATCTTGGCGAGCCAGGCACTCTGCCGGGATTCCGACGAAGTTGA
- a CDS encoding LysE family translocator translates to MLSFQTSLLFLAAALVVAITPGPGIFYIAARTLAGGRSEGLASSVGLGLGGLVHVLGGAIGLSALVMASAEAFTLLKIAGALYLIWLGIKTWREARVEDPTAVQTTGAHRAFREGIVVEALNPKTAAFFLAFIPQFVDPTAHVAAQFIVLGLISVALNTTVDLVVTYWAAKARAGLAKRPSFIARTRQASGAVMCGLGATLLFARRAT, encoded by the coding sequence ATGCTCAGCTTTCAGACTTCACTTCTATTCCTGGCAGCGGCCCTCGTTGTAGCGATCACGCCCGGGCCAGGCATCTTCTACATCGCAGCACGCACGCTTGCTGGCGGGCGCTCGGAAGGATTGGCATCAAGCGTCGGCCTCGGTCTCGGCGGGCTCGTGCACGTTCTCGGAGGCGCTATCGGCCTATCTGCGCTCGTCATGGCAAGCGCGGAGGCGTTCACTTTGTTGAAAATCGCGGGAGCCCTATATCTCATCTGGCTCGGCATCAAGACATGGCGCGAAGCTCGCGTCGAGGATCCAACTGCTGTTCAAACGACAGGAGCGCATCGCGCCTTTCGCGAAGGCATCGTGGTCGAAGCGCTTAACCCGAAGACCGCCGCATTTTTTCTCGCCTTCATCCCACAATTTGTAGATCCTACCGCTCACGTCGCCGCGCAGTTCATCGTACTTGGGCTCATCTCGGTCGCACTGAACACAACTGTCGACTTGGTCGTAACCTATTGGGCCGCGAAAGCGAGGGCCGGACTCGCAAAGCGTCCGTCGTTCATTGCCAGGACACGACAAGCGTCGGGCGCCGTCATGTGCGGACTGGGAGCGACATTACTATTTGCTCGTCGTGCAACTTGA
- a CDS encoding FMN-binding negative transcriptional regulator, which yields MYVPPAFRDDDLDNIRANVRSARLANLVTATADGPLATPLPLFLEETEGERGVLYGHVARANPQWNSPPIGEALAIFTGPDAYVTPSWYATKQETGKAVPTWNYIAVHAYGPVEFFHDPERLLEVVTRLTNIQEKPRAKPWTVDEAPADFVAAQLRGIVGVRIPVTRFEGKRKMSQNRPEADRTRVAAGLTASEDPRDREVGLLIPVEGGERSSN from the coding sequence TTGTATGTGCCTCCCGCGTTCAGAGACGATGACCTCGACAACATCCGAGCAAATGTCCGCTCCGCCCGGCTGGCCAATTTGGTCACGGCCACCGCAGATGGGCCACTCGCGACGCCGCTGCCGCTCTTTCTTGAAGAGACTGAAGGCGAGCGGGGCGTTCTGTACGGGCATGTTGCAAGGGCAAACCCGCAGTGGAATTCGCCTCCGATCGGCGAAGCCCTCGCAATCTTCACGGGGCCCGACGCCTATGTGACGCCCTCCTGGTACGCCACCAAGCAAGAAACCGGCAAAGCGGTGCCGACATGGAATTACATCGCCGTCCACGCCTATGGTCCGGTGGAATTTTTTCACGATCCCGAACGCTTGCTTGAGGTTGTCACGCGCCTCACAAACATTCAGGAAAAGCCGCGCGCAAAACCTTGGACTGTTGACGAAGCTCCTGCCGACTTCGTCGCCGCACAGTTGCGCGGGATCGTTGGGGTGCGCATTCCCGTCACCAGGTTCGAAGGCAAACGCAAGATGAGCCAGAACCGTCCTGAAGCTGACCGCACGCGCGTTGCCGCCGGCCTCACGGCAAGCGAGGACCCACGAGATAGAGAAGTGGGACTGCTCATTCCGGTTGAGGGCGGAGAGAGATCCTCCAATTAG